From the Salvia splendens isolate huo1 unplaced genomic scaffold, SspV2 ctg1028, whole genome shotgun sequence genome, one window contains:
- the LOC121788384 gene encoding receptor-like protein kinase BRI1-like 3: protein MTMNRLSPSAFLVILLMEFCLVGLNAASNNNGGGGGEAAVLLSFKRSSIQTDPKRSLDNWSPSSSTPCDWRGVSCSDDGRVYRLDFTNAGLTGRLRISDLAPLPALTTLLFTGNSFDGNLSSVAGDSCRFESIDLSANKFTDLGLMTRLLSSCGNLNLLNFSSNKLAGKLESSFPASKSLEVLDLSGNRLDGELPAALFKNSPSLKILDLSSNNFTGNLFNLDFRSISNLTVLNLSRNSFSATGFPATLPYCQGLQTLDLSHNFIKLRIPGDLLAKMMNLKQLVLANNGFIGEIPLQLGEICRSLQVLDLSNNQLTGGLPSTFINCNELETLKLSSNQLSGGFLDTVVSSITSLKYLSVAFNNISGEVPPSLTNCTRLLALDLSSNNFTGNVPSVLCSGDSVLEKLLLANNYLVGGVPPELGRCKHLKSIDLSFNDLTGSLPPEIWTLPEISDIVMWANNLSGQIPEGICINGGNLQTLILNNNFITGALPQSIVNCTNLIWVSLSSNRLSGEIPQEIGNLVNLAILQLGNNSLTGAIPQRIGDCRSLIWLDLNSNELRGPLPLELASQTGLIVPGVVSGKQFAFVRNEGGTQCRGAGGLVEFEGIRPDRLANFPMVHACPSTRIYSGMTVYTFAGNGSMIYLDLSYNQLSGAIPASLGSMVYLQVLNLGHNSVSGQIPSSFGGLKSAGVLDLSHNNLQGFIPGSLGGLSFLSDLDVSNNNLSGLIPSGGQLTTFPAARYENNTGLCGVPLPPCGSTSGGHGPHSSSREKRRSMAVGMVIGIMASVTCIMLLLYALYRAKRNQMKDEKRDKYIDSLPTSGSSSWKLSSVPEPLSINVATFEKPLKKLTFAHLLEATNGFSSESLIGSGGFGDVYKAQLRDGSVVAIKKLIHVTGQGDREFMAEMETIGKIKHRNLVPLLGYCRVGEERLLVYEYMKWGSLEAVVHDKDKIGGASLDWAARKKIAVGSARGLAFLHHSCIPHIIHRDMKSSNVLLDEKLEARVSDFGMARLVNALDTHLSVSTLAGTPGYVPPEYYQSFRCTTKGDVYSYGVVLLELLSGKRPIDRAEFGEDNNLVGWAKQLHKERRSDEILDPQLVTSLSGDAELYHYLQVAFECLDDKPNRRPTMIQVMAKFKELQPDSETDTLDEMSFKDSVIHESP from the coding sequence atgacGATGAACAGACTATCTCCATCTGCTTTTCTCGTGATTCTGTTGATGGAATTCTGCCTCGTTGGATTAAATGCTGCTTCAAACAAcaatggcggcggcggcggcgaggcTGCCGTTTTGCTATCCTTCAAGCGCTCGTCAATCCAAACTGATCCCAAACGCTCCCTGGATAACTGGTCGCCGTCGTCTTCCACCCCCTGCGATTGGAGAGGCGTCTCCTGCTCCGACGACGGCAGAGTCTACCGCCTCGACTTCACCAATGCGGGCTTAACCGGCCGTCTACGAATCTCCGACCTCGCGCCGCTCCCCGCCCTCACCACGCTTCTCTTCACTGGAAATTCATTCGACGGAAATCTCTCCTCTGTCGCCGGAGATTCATGCAGATTTGAATCGATTGACCTCTCGGCAAACAAATTCACCGATCTAGGGCTAATGACTCGGTTGCTTTCCAGTTGCGGAAATTTGAATCTGCTGAATTTCTCGAGCAACAAGCTCGCTGGAAAGCTGGAGAGCTCTTTTCCGGCGAGTAAAAGCCTCGAGGTTTTGGATCTCTCCGGCAACAGATTGGATGGGGAATTGCCGGCTGCGTTGTTCAAAAACTCGCCGTCGTTGAAAATCCTTGATTTGTCAAGCAATAACTTCACCGGCAATCTCTTCAATTTGGATTTTAGGTCAATTTCGAATCTCACTGTGCTCAATCTCTCTCGCAACAGCTTCTCCGCCACCGGTTTTCCGGCGACCCTACCTTACTGCCAGGGCCTCCAAACTCTGGATTTAAGCCACAATTTTATCAAGCTGAGGATTCCAGGAGACTTGCTTGCGAAGATGATGAATTTGAAGCAGCTTGTTCTAGCCAACAACGGCTTCATTGGTGAGATTCCGCTACAATTGGGGGAAATTTGCAGGTCGTTGCAGGTTCTAGATCTTTCTAACAATCAGTTAACCGGAGGGCTTCCTTCAACCTTCATCAATTGTAATGAGCTCGAAACTCTCAAACTCAGCAGCAATCAGCTCTCGGGCGGATTTCTCGATACTGTGGTGAGCTCCATCACAAGCCTCAAGTATCTATCCGTGGCGTTCAACAACATCTCCGGCGAAGTGCCGCCGTCGCTCACCAACTGCACTCGGCTTCTGGCTTTAGACCTCAGTTCCAATAATTTCACCGGAAATGTGCCTTCTGTACTCTGCTCCGGCGACTCCGTTCTCGAGAAACTGTTGCTGGCGAACAATTATCTCGTCGGCGGAGTGCCGCCGGAGCTCGGGCGGTGTAAACATTTGAAAAGCATTGATCTCAGCTTCAATGACTTAACCGGCTCGCTACCGCCTGAAATCTGGACGCTGCCGGAGATATCGGATATAGTGATGTGGGCGAACAATCTGAGCGGTCAAATTCCGGAAGGCATTTGCATCAACGGTGGAAATCTCCAGACTCTGATCCTCAACAACAATTTCATCACCGGAGCTCTGCCACAGTCCATTGTCAACTGCACCAATCTAATTTGGGTGTCATTGTCAAGCAACCGCCTCTCCGGCGAAATCCCTCAAGAAATAGGCAACTTAGTCAACCTAGCAATCCTCCAGCTGGGGAACAACTCCCTCACCGGAGCAATTCCGCAGCGAATTGGTGACTGCAGGAGCCTCATATGGCTTGATCTCAACAGCAACGAGCTCCGGGGGCCTCTGCCCCTGGAGCTCGCTTCCCAGACTGGCCTCATAGTCCCTGGAGTCGTCTCCGGGAAGCAGTTCGCGTTCGTCCGAAACGAAGGCGGAACGCAATGTCGTGGCGCTGGTGGTTTAGTCGAGTTCGAAGGCATTCGTCCTGATCGGCTGGCGAATTTTCCGATGGTGCATGCGTGTCCTTCGACGAGGATTTATTCCGGGATGACGGTTTACACATTCGCCGGCAACGGCAGCATGATCTACCTTGATCTGTCATACAATCAGCTCTCTGGTGCAATTCCTGCAAGCTTAGGCTCCATGGTTTATCTTCAGGTTTTGAATTTGGGGCATAATTCTGTAAGTGGTCAGATTCCATCTAGTTTTGGAGGATTGAAGAGTGCTGGTGTTCTTGATCTCTCTCATAACAATCTTCAAGGATTCATCCCTGGATCATTAGGTGGTTTGTCATTCCTCAGTGATCTTGATGTTTCAAACAACAATTTATCTGGTTTGATTCCTTCTGGGGGCCAGCTTACCACATTTCCAGCAGCAAGATATGAGAACAACACTGGCCTCTGTGGGGTTCCCTTGCCGCCTTGCGGATCGACGAGCGGGGGCCACGGCCCCCACTCATCGTCGAGGGAGAAGAGACGGAGCATGGCCGTGGGGATGGTGATCGGGATCATGGCCTCGGTCACGTGTATTATGCTGCTTCTCTACGCGCTGTACAGAGCGAAACGGAACCAGATGAAGGACGAGAAGCGGGATAAGTACATCGACAGCCTCCCGACCTCTGGCAGCAGCAGCTGGAAGCTCTCCAGCGTGCCCGAGCCGCTTAGCATCAATGTGGCCACTTTCGAGAAGCCCCTGAAGAAGCTGACGTTCGCACATCTCCTTGAGGCCACGAATGGGTTCAGCTCCGAGAGTTTGATTGGGTCGGGCGGGTTTGGGGACGTGTACAAGGCGCAGCTTAGGGACGGGAGCGTTGTGGCGATCAAGAAATTGATCCATGTCACCGGGCAGGGCGACCGAGAGTTCATGGCGGAGATGGAGACAATAGGGAAAATCAAGCACAGGAATCTGGTGCCATTGCTTGGTTATTGTAGGGTTGGGGAGGAGAGGCTGTTGGTGTATGAATACATGAAATGGGGGAGTTTGGAGGCTGTGGTTCATGACAAGGACAAGATCGGTGGGGCTAGTCTCGACTGGGCCGCGCGTAAAAAGATTGCGGTGGGGTCCGCCCGAGGGCTGGCGTTCCTCCACCACAGCTGCATCCCTCACATCATCCACCGCGACATGAAGTCGAGCAACGTCCTGCTGGACGAGAAGCTCGAGGCGAGGGTGTCGGATTTCGGGATGGCGAGGCTGGTGAACGCGCTCGACACGCATTTAAGCGTGAGCACGCTGGCGGGGACACCCGGGTACGTGCCCCCCGAGTACTACCAGAGCTTCAGGTGCACGACGAAGGGGGACGTGTACAGCTACGGGGTGGTGCTGCTGGAGCTGCTGTCGGGGAAGAGGCCGATCGACAGGGCGGAGTTCGGGGAGGACAACAACCTGGTGGGATGGGCGAAGCAGTTGCACAAAGAGAGGAGGAGCGACGAGATATTGGATCCGCAGCTGGTGACGAGCCTGTCGGGGGACGCGGAGCTCTACCATTACCTGCAGGTGGCGTTCGAGTGCCTGGACGACAAGCCGAACCGGAGGCCGACAATGATTCAGGTGATGGCTAAGTTTAAGGAGCTGCAGCCGGATTCGGAGACGGACACTCTAGATGAGATGTCGTTTAAGGATTCGGTTATTCATGAATCTCCTTAG
- the LOC121788383 gene encoding COP9 signalosome complex subunit 6a-like, which yields MASSSSSGLTFKLHPLVIVNISDHFTRVKSQSHPRRVVGCVIGVQCGRTVEIFNSFELLYDDSAHSLDRAFLEKKQELYKKVFPQFYILGWYSTGSDAHETDMIIHKSLMDINENPVYVLLNPSINPAQKDLPVTIYESELHVIDGNPQLIFVQSSYTIETVEAERISVDHVAHLKPSDGGSAATQLAAHLTGIHSAIKMLNSRVRVLHHYLLAMQKGEIPLENSLLRQVSSLLRRLPAIESEKFQDDFLMEYNDTLLITYLAMFTNCSSTMNELVDKFNTAYDRHSRRGGRTGFI from the exons ATGGCGTCGTCGTCGAGCAGCGGGCTTACCTTCAAACTCCACCCTCTCGTCATTGTCAACATCTCGGATCACTTCACTCGAGTCAAGTCCCAATCTCATCCGCGCCGCGTTGTCGGTTGCGTCATCGGCGTCCAGTGCGGCCGCACCGTCGAGATCTTCAACAGTTTCGAGCTTCTCTACGACGACTCCGCCCACTCTCTCGACCGCGCTTTTCTCGAGAAAAAGCAAGAGCTAT ATAAGAAGGTTTTTCCTCAGTTCTATATACTTGGATGGTATTCAACGGGGAGTGATGCTCACGAAACCGATATGATTATTCACAAATCT TTAATGGATATCAATGAGAATCCAGTTTATGTTCTTCTAAATCCTTCAATCAATCCTGCCCAGAAGGATCTGCCGGTTACTATCTATGAAAGTG AGTTGCATGTAATTGATGGCAACCCCCAGCTTATTTTTGTTCAATCAAGCTACACCATTgag ACAGTGGAAGCAGAAAGAATATCTGTTGATCATGTTGCCCACCTTAAACCATCTGACGGGGGTTCTGCTGCAACTCAGT TGGCTGCTCATCTTACTGGTATACATAGTGCCATCAAAATGCTAAATAGTAGAGTCAGAGTGCTTCATCACTATCTTCTAGCCATGCAGAAGG GTGAGATTCCCTTGGAGAATTCATTGCTGAGGCAAGTTTCTAGTCTCTTGAGAAGGTTGCCAGCTATTGAATCTGAAAAATTTCAAGATGACTTCTTGATG GAATACAACGACACATTATTGATCACATATCTTGCCATGTTTACCAATTGCTCAAG TACAATGAATGAATTGGTGGACAAATTCAACACTGCTTACGACAGGCATAGCCGAAGGGGTGGCCGGACTGGTTTTATCTAA